A genomic region of Chryseobacterium sp. KACC 21268 contains the following coding sequences:
- the sufC gene encoding Fe-S cluster assembly ATPase SufC, which yields MLQIKNLHAKIEDGAEILKGINLEIKPGEVHAIMGPNGAGKSTLSSVIAGKEDYEVTEGNILFEGEDIAEDAPEERAHKGIFLSFQYPVEIPGVSVTNFIKAALNETRKANGLEDMGAKEMLGLIREKSEQLGIKKDFLSRSLNEGFSGGEKKRNEIFQMMMLNPKLAILDETDSGLDIDALRIVADGVNKFKNEGNAVLLITHYQRLLNYIQPDFVHVLADGKIIKTGDKSLALELEEKGYDWLLN from the coding sequence ATGTTACAAATCAAAAACTTACACGCCAAAATTGAAGATGGCGCAGAAATATTAAAAGGAATCAATCTTGAGATTAAACCAGGCGAGGTTCACGCAATTATGGGACCGAATGGTGCTGGAAAATCTACACTTTCCTCTGTGATCGCAGGGAAAGAAGATTATGAAGTGACCGAAGGAAACATCCTTTTCGAAGGTGAAGATATTGCTGAAGATGCACCAGAGGAAAGAGCGCACAAAGGGATTTTCCTTTCGTTCCAATATCCGGTTGAGATTCCTGGCGTTTCTGTTACCAACTTCATCAAAGCAGCGCTTAATGAGACCAGAAAAGCAAATGGCCTGGAAGATATGGGCGCAAAAGAAATGCTTGGCCTGATCCGTGAAAAATCTGAGCAATTGGGCATCAAAAAAGATTTCCTTTCTAGATCTCTAAACGAAGGTTTCTCCGGAGGTGAGAAAAAAAGAAACGAGATCTTCCAAATGATGATGCTCAATCCAAAATTGGCCATCCTGGATGAGACCGATTCCGGACTTGATATCGATGCTTTGAGAATCGTTGCTGATGGTGTTAACAAATTCAAAAATGAAGGCAATGCCGTTCTTTTGATCACGCACTACCAAAGACTTTTGAATTACATTCAGCCAGATTTCGTACACGTTTTGGCAGACGGGAAAATTATTAAAACAGGAGATAAATCTCTAGCACTAGAATTGGAAGAAAAAGGCTACGACTGGCTTTTAAACTAA
- the uraH gene encoding hydroxyisourate hydrolase, with translation MKKFLYLFFVILFTSVSAQEEKEFQLSSHILDITVGQPVEKVDVQLEKFDETTKQWVSLGKKQTDKNGRIADFLPYSKDLKSNYGKYKLIFLTEDYFKNKKIESFYPFIEVVFQIKDDRHYHVPITLSPFGYSTYRGS, from the coding sequence ATGAAAAAGTTTTTATATCTATTTTTCGTCATATTATTTACCAGCGTTTCGGCTCAGGAAGAGAAGGAATTTCAGCTTTCAAGCCATATTCTTGACATCACCGTTGGTCAACCTGTCGAGAAAGTAGATGTTCAGTTGGAAAAGTTTGATGAGACTACAAAACAATGGGTTTCATTAGGCAAAAAACAAACGGACAAGAATGGTAGGATCGCCGATTTTTTACCATATTCTAAAGACTTAAAAAGCAATTACGGAAAATATAAACTGATATTCTTAACAGAAGATTATTTTAAAAATAAAAAAATAGAAAGCTTCTATCCATTTATTGAAGTTGTATTCCAGATCAAAGATGACAGGCATTATCACGTGCCGATTACATTATCACCGTTTGGATATTCAACTTACAGAGGAAGCTAA
- the sufB gene encoding Fe-S cluster assembly protein SufB has protein sequence MAKYTEDDLREDLKTKEYEAGFYTDIEYDDFPTGLNEDIVRAISAKKEEPEWMTEWRLESFRIWQKMTEPDWANIKYEKPDFQAIRYYAAPTKKPELASLDEVDPELLATFAKLGINIEEQKRLSNVAVDIVMDSVSVKTTFQATLLEKGVIFCSISEAIKNHPDLVKKYLGKVVPRGDNFYAALNSAVFSDGSFCYIPKGVKCPMELSTYFRINQSGTGQFERTLVIADAGSYVSYLEGCTAPSRDENQLHAAVVELIAMDDAEIKYSTVQNWYPGNEEGKGGVFNFVTKRGLCENRAKISWTQVETGSAVTWKYPSCILKGDNSIGEFYSIAVTNNHQYADTGTKMIHIGKNSRSTIISKGISAGKSQNSYRGLVKVMPSAKGARNFSQCDSLLMGNECGAHTFPYIEIKDPTAQLEHEATTSKIGEDQIFYCNQRGIDTERAIALIVNGFSKEVLNKLPMEFAIEAQKLLEISLEGSVG, from the coding sequence ATGGCAAAATATACAGAGGACGATTTAAGGGAAGACCTTAAAACTAAAGAATATGAGGCGGGCTTTTATACCGATATCGAGTATGATGATTTCCCGACTGGACTGAATGAAGACATCGTGCGCGCTATTTCTGCAAAGAAAGAAGAGCCAGAATGGATGACGGAATGGCGTTTGGAATCTTTCCGAATCTGGCAGAAAATGACAGAACCGGATTGGGCCAACATCAAATATGAAAAACCGGATTTCCAAGCGATCAGATATTATGCTGCTCCGACCAAAAAACCGGAATTGGCAAGTCTTGACGAAGTTGACCCAGAGCTTTTGGCAACTTTTGCTAAACTAGGAATCAACATCGAAGAGCAAAAAAGACTCTCAAACGTAGCAGTTGACATCGTAATGGATTCTGTTTCCGTGAAAACCACTTTCCAAGCGACTTTGTTGGAGAAAGGTGTGATCTTCTGCTCTATTTCAGAAGCGATCAAGAACCATCCAGACCTCGTTAAAAAATATCTTGGGAAAGTAGTTCCGAGAGGCGATAACTTCTACGCAGCACTTAACTCCGCAGTTTTCTCTGACGGAAGTTTCTGCTACATTCCAAAAGGCGTGAAATGCCCTATGGAATTGTCAACCTATTTCAGAATCAATCAGTCAGGAACCGGACAGTTCGAGAGAACTTTGGTCATCGCTGATGCAGGAAGTTACGTTTCATATTTGGAAGGTTGTACGGCACCGTCTAGAGATGAAAATCAATTACACGCTGCCGTTGTAGAATTAATCGCAATGGATGACGCTGAGATTAAATATTCTACCGTTCAGAACTGGTATCCAGGAAATGAGGAAGGAAAAGGAGGTGTTTTCAACTTTGTGACGAAGAGAGGACTTTGTGAAAACAGAGCAAAGATCTCTTGGACACAAGTAGAAACTGGTTCTGCCGTAACTTGGAAATATCCATCTTGTATCTTGAAAGGTGATAATTCAATTGGAGAATTTTATTCGATTGCCGTAACGAATAATCACCAATACGCTGATACAGGGACAAAGATGATCCACATCGGTAAAAATTCAAGATCGACAATTATCTCTAAAGGAATCTCTGCTGGGAAATCTCAAAACTCATACAGAGGTTTGGTAAAAGTGATGCCTTCTGCAAAAGGAGCGCGTAACTTCTCCCAATGTGATTCTTTGTTGATGGGTAACGAATGTGGCGCACACACTTTCCCATACATCGAGATCAAAGATCCTACAGCACAATTGGAACACGAGGCTACAACTTCGAAAATCGGTGAAGATCAGATCTTTTATTGCAACCAAAGAGGAATCGATACAGAGAGAGCAATTGCATTGATTGTGAATGGTTTCAGTAAGGAAGTTTTGAACAAGCTTCCAATGGAATTCGCGATTGAAGCTCAAAAATTATTGGAGATCTCGCTTGAAGGTTCAGTAGGATAA
- a CDS encoding iron-sulfur cluster assembly accessory protein, with product MIQVSDQAKSKAAQLMTEEGFNPETDYIRVGVKSGGCSGLEYVLKFDNIKNETDTIFEDNGVRVIIEKKSILYLAGTVLEYSGGLNGKGFIFNNPNAARTCGCGESFSL from the coding sequence ATGATACAAGTAAGCGATCAGGCAAAATCTAAGGCGGCTCAGTTGATGACCGAAGAAGGCTTCAACCCTGAGACTGACTATATAAGAGTAGGCGTAAAAAGTGGCGGTTGTTCCGGACTAGAATACGTCTTGAAGTTTGATAATATAAAAAATGAAACCGACACGATCTTCGAAGATAACGGCGTAAGAGTCATTATTGAGAAAAAATCCATCCTTTATCTTGCAGGAACAGTCCTGGAATATTCTGGCGGATTGAACGGGAAAGGTTTTATTTTTAACAATCCAAATGCTGCAAGAACTTGTGGCTGCGGAGAGAGTTTCAGTCTTTAA
- a CDS encoding GLPGLI family protein: MKKLLILMLMFSFFGKVFSQTERYIYQTEVNPDTINLVNMKVENTFLDIKGNQSLFISESKLLRDSLTTVLRQQGITETKKSKKDKSEFPKLPNGKSIQPTFFDYFIIKNRDDRSVNFVESIGSKQVYYQEDRKMNWEISTQVSDFNNHKVQKATMNFGGRTWTAWFAPEIKIADGPYKFLGLPGLILKLEDDKGDYRFSFVKKVNIEKAFSEIIKPEARKSTRINFQGDKASVRMEMVKNKDPEINFDSFNRMNQRNGGMNGGFGGQQGINGMPNGDMGGQPDMQMGNPSSQSPSNSGSVMNFGNTNPIELSNKY, encoded by the coding sequence ATGAAGAAACTCCTCATTTTGATGCTTATGTTTTCCTTTTTCGGAAAAGTTTTCAGTCAAACCGAAAGATACATTTACCAAACAGAAGTGAATCCGGATACCATCAACCTTGTGAATATGAAAGTTGAGAACACGTTTTTGGACATCAAAGGAAACCAATCACTGTTCATCAGCGAAAGCAAATTGCTGAGAGATTCTTTGACCACAGTTCTAAGACAACAAGGCATTACAGAAACCAAGAAATCGAAAAAAGACAAATCCGAATTTCCAAAATTGCCTAATGGAAAATCAATCCAACCAACATTCTTCGATTATTTCATTATAAAAAATAGGGATGACAGATCGGTGAATTTTGTGGAAAGCATTGGCTCAAAGCAAGTTTACTATCAGGAAGACCGAAAAATGAATTGGGAAATCTCCACGCAAGTTTCTGATTTTAACAATCATAAAGTTCAAAAGGCAACAATGAATTTCGGTGGTAGAACGTGGACTGCGTGGTTTGCGCCAGAAATTAAAATCGCTGATGGACCTTATAAATTCCTTGGACTTCCAGGATTGATCTTGAAATTGGAAGATGACAAAGGCGATTACAGATTCAGCTTTGTGAAGAAGGTCAATATTGAAAAAGCCTTTTCGGAAATCATAAAACCAGAAGCCAGAAAATCGACAAGGATCAACTTTCAAGGTGATAAAGCTTCCGTGAGAATGGAAATGGTGAAGAATAAAGACCCAGAGATCAACTTCGACAGCTTCAACCGAATGAATCAAAGAAACGGCGGAATGAACGGCGGTTTCGGTGGTCAACAAGGTATAAATGGAATGCCAAACGGCGATATGGGCGGACAACCAGATATGCAAATGGGAAATCCTTCGTCGCAATCTCCGTCGAACAGTGGAAGTGTGATGAACTTCGGAAATACAAATCCAATCGAACTAAGTAATAAATATTAA
- a CDS encoding GLPGLI family protein, with amino-acid sequence MKILKILSLLAMPLVMAQQSTRFVYQATLTPDSTNVEKKTELAYLDTDGKRSIFYAENSMKRDSVMERMRATKNFDRSQMENLRSNLQFTIEKDLANQSLVYKSRIGRDNYSYPETPVFQWNILPETVKIGDYQTQKAETKFGGRTWYAWFTQEIPLQDGPYKFSGLPGLIVKVQDEKGDYSFDLMQTKKISELHQPLNRGQFITLTKSKYAEMEKKMQKDPVSFFTAQRSGGGGRGPAGGGGNRPGVDPKQMQEFQKRMEAEAKSKNNPIELK; translated from the coding sequence ATGAAAATTTTAAAAATATTAAGCTTACTTGCAATGCCACTTGTAATGGCTCAGCAAAGTACTCGTTTCGTCTATCAAGCCACATTGACGCCCGATTCTACAAATGTTGAGAAGAAAACCGAATTGGCCTACCTGGATACAGACGGCAAGAGATCTATTTTCTACGCCGAGAATTCGATGAAAAGAGATTCTGTAATGGAAAGAATGCGGGCAACAAAGAATTTTGACCGCAGCCAAATGGAAAACTTGAGAAGCAATCTGCAATTCACAATCGAGAAAGACCTTGCGAATCAAAGTTTGGTCTACAAATCCAGAATCGGAAGAGATAATTATTCTTATCCAGAAACGCCGGTCTTTCAATGGAATATCTTACCAGAAACTGTAAAAATCGGTGATTACCAAACACAGAAGGCAGAAACCAAATTTGGTGGAAGAACTTGGTATGCGTGGTTCACACAGGAAATTCCTTTGCAAGACGGCCCATATAAATTTTCTGGATTGCCTGGTTTGATCGTGAAAGTTCAGGACGAAAAAGGCGATTATTCTTTCGATCTGATGCAAACAAAAAAAATATCAGAGTTGCATCAACCTTTGAATCGAGGACAATTTATTACACTTACCAAATCGAAATATGCAGAGATGGAAAAGAAGATGCAAAAAGACCCAGTCAGCTTTTTCACAGCTCAGAGAAGTGGCGGCGGTGGAAGAGGACCAGCTGGCGGTGGCGGCAATAGACCGGGAGTTGACCCGAAACAAATGCAGGAATTCCAAAAAAGGATGGAAGCCGAGGCAAAAAGTAAGAACAATCCCATAGAATTGAAATAA
- a CDS encoding LptE family protein — protein MKIRLGALLLLLLFLTSCYSFTGSSLSPEMKTVKINTFPNNAANNLPSLSQDFTVALQNRFLQRTTLKGAVENPDLLIEGEISDYNITPTSIGTPTTTDAGNTIQALQNKLTITIKVHYENKIDPALSFDRTYSDEAVFNSDLDINTIETAQVRIVNERIINKIYNDIVANW, from the coding sequence ATGAAAATCCGTTTAGGAGCGCTCTTACTTCTTTTATTATTTTTAACATCCTGCTATTCTTTCACAGGGTCGTCTCTAAGTCCGGAAATGAAAACGGTAAAAATCAATACGTTTCCGAATAATGCGGCGAACAATCTTCCGAGTTTGAGCCAGGACTTTACTGTGGCGTTGCAAAACCGTTTTCTCCAGCGAACCACTTTAAAAGGGGCAGTAGAGAATCCAGATCTTCTGATAGAAGGAGAAATCAGCGATTACAATATTACGCCAACCAGTATTGGAACGCCAACTACCACAGATGCGGGAAATACAATTCAGGCTTTGCAGAATAAACTGACAATCACAATTAAGGTTCATTATGAGAACAAAATAGATCCTGCTTTGAGTTTTGACAGGACTTACAGTGATGAAGCAGTTTTCAACAGTGACCTCGATATCAATACAATAGAAACTGCGCAAGTGAGAATTGTGAACGAGAGGATCATCAACAAAATTTACAACGACATTGTCGCCAACTGGTAA
- a CDS encoding sigma-54 dependent transcriptional regulator — MAELQSIKARFGIIGNFPALNRALEKAIQVAPTDISVLVMGESGVGKEFIPKIIHGESRRKHQPYIVVNCGAIPEGTIDSELFGHEKGAFTGATTTRKGYFEVADGGTIFLDEVGELPLQTQVRLLRVLESGEFMKVGSSQVQKTNVRIVAATNVNMMKAITDNRFREDLYYRLNTVQIDMPALRERKGDIHLLFRKFAIDFAEKYRMPELKLTDDAVSYLENYAFPGNVRQLRNLVEQMTVVEQNREVNSTKLAEYIPMNANLPAVITKNAGAGTSGDFGSERDIMYKILFDMRSDINDLKSLTSELIKNKGNTDLSLQEKNLINRIYTPETQQSASPNSLLYFENNQNHQQSQIHHPMIVSENEDHHYNDVEDIELEESRPESLSLQNNEKDLIIKALEKHKGRRNRAADELGISQRTLYRKIKQYNLEE, encoded by the coding sequence ATGGCAGAATTACAATCCATAAAAGCACGCTTCGGAATTATCGGAAACTTCCCGGCGCTCAACCGCGCTTTGGAAAAGGCAATCCAAGTGGCACCAACAGATATTTCGGTTTTAGTAATGGGTGAAAGTGGAGTAGGGAAAGAATTTATCCCAAAAATAATCCATGGCGAATCCAGACGAAAACACCAACCTTATATCGTCGTAAACTGCGGCGCAATCCCCGAAGGAACAATAGATTCTGAACTTTTTGGTCACGAGAAAGGCGCATTTACGGGGGCAACGACGACCAGAAAAGGTTACTTTGAAGTGGCCGATGGCGGAACGATCTTTCTTGATGAAGTAGGGGAGTTGCCGCTTCAGACGCAGGTTCGTTTACTAAGAGTTCTGGAAAGCGGCGAGTTTATGAAAGTTGGTTCTTCTCAGGTTCAAAAGACGAATGTAAGAATCGTGGCTGCGACCAATGTCAATATGATGAAAGCAATCACGGACAACCGCTTCCGTGAGGATCTGTATTACCGATTGAATACTGTTCAGATTGATATGCCTGCTCTTCGCGAAAGAAAAGGTGACATCCATTTGCTATTCAGAAAATTCGCTATTGATTTTGCTGAGAAGTACAGAATGCCAGAATTGAAATTGACAGATGATGCGGTTTCATATCTGGAGAATTATGCTTTCCCGGGGAATGTTCGTCAGCTAAGAAATTTAGTAGAACAAATGACCGTTGTAGAGCAAAACCGCGAAGTGAATTCCACAAAATTGGCTGAATATATTCCTATGAATGCGAATTTGCCCGCTGTCATTACTAAAAATGCTGGAGCCGGAACGTCCGGAGATTTTGGATCGGAGAGAGATATTATGTACAAAATCCTCTTCGATATGCGTAGCGACATTAATGATTTAAAATCCTTAACTTCGGAACTGATAAAAAACAAAGGAAATACGGATCTCAGTCTTCAGGAAAAAAATCTTATCAACAGAATTTATACACCTGAAACACAGCAATCTGCAAGTCCGAATTCTTTGCTTTATTTTGAAAACAATCAGAACCACCAGCAGAGTCAGATTCATCATCCAATGATTGTTTCTGAAAATGAGGATCATCATTACAACGATGTAGAGGATATCGAGTTGGAGGAAAGCAGACCAGAATCTCTATCACTCCAAAACAATGAAAAGGATTTGATTATCAAAGCTTTAGAAAAGCATAAAGGTAGGAGGAATAGAGCTGCGGACGAATTGGGAATTTCTCAAAGGACGCTTTACAGAAAAATAAAACAATATAACCTGGAAGAATAA
- a CDS encoding tetratricopeptide repeat protein has protein sequence MEKLPKYFLSFLILVIYANVQAQVNCNAIEGEKCKKACEIYNSNSGSQGSRESQESFDKAINLCPNFSHAYMEKAVPYLKRGDFVTWKKLIDKAVELSPNNHLDYRGWCKFQFLRDYVGAIQDFDLLEKYRPGNIGYSVNGDYNLYVAKAICYSALNQKEKAIQVLENLFKTKDYHFGLYDYYQLGVTYFETGKYDNALENFEKQSKVYDFAENIYFRSKVSKIRNKDYLDLKSLALKSYDEGRTMKDAYTHHFNKIYRKQIAEL, from the coding sequence ATGGAAAAGTTACCGAAATACTTCCTTAGCTTTCTTATACTGGTTATTTATGCTAATGTGCAAGCGCAGGTAAACTGTAATGCAATTGAGGGCGAAAAGTGCAAAAAAGCTTGTGAAATCTACAATAGCAATTCCGGTTCCCAAGGATCTCGTGAATCTCAGGAAAGTTTTGATAAGGCTATAAACCTATGTCCGAATTTCTCCCATGCTTACATGGAAAAAGCAGTTCCTTATTTGAAAAGGGGAGATTTTGTAACCTGGAAAAAACTAATTGATAAGGCTGTAGAGCTTAGCCCTAATAATCATTTGGATTACAGAGGCTGGTGCAAATTTCAATTTTTAAGAGATTACGTAGGCGCAATTCAGGATTTTGATTTGCTTGAAAAATACAGACCTGGAAATATCGGCTATTCAGTAAATGGCGATTATAATTTATATGTCGCAAAAGCGATTTGTTACAGCGCTTTAAATCAAAAAGAAAAAGCAATTCAGGTTTTGGAAAATCTTTTTAAAACTAAAGATTACCATTTTGGACTGTACGATTATTATCAATTAGGCGTTACGTATTTCGAAACTGGAAAATACGACAATGCCTTAGAAAATTTTGAAAAGCAAAGCAAAGTTTACGATTTTGCAGAAAATATTTATTTTAGAAGTAAAGTTTCTAAAATCAGAAATAAAGATTATTTGGATTTGAAAAGTCTAGCCTTGAAGTCATATGATGAAGGCAGAACAATGAAAGATGCTTACACCCATCATTTCAACAAAATTTACAGAAAGCAAATTGCTGAACTGTAA
- the miaB gene encoding tRNA (N6-isopentenyl adenosine(37)-C2)-methylthiotransferase MiaB has translation MQEKYIDETKQGEAFAIAEKPGNGKKLFLESYGCQMNFSDSEIVASILNEQGYNTTLKVEEADLILLNTCSIREKAEQTVRMRLAQFKHLKKEKPNMTVGVLGCMAERLKTKFLDEEQLVDLVVGPDAYRDLPNLLKETDDGRDAINVILSKEETYADINPVRLGGNGVTAFVTITRGCDNMCTFCVVPFTRGRERSRDPHSIIEECQSLWDNGYKEITLLGQNVDSYLWYGGGPKKDFAKASEMQKLTAVNFAQLLDMVAVAVPQMRIRFSTSNPHEMTEQVFRMIAKHDNICNYVHLPVQSGSDRILQLMNRQHTRQEYLDLIKKGKEIVPDISFSQDMIIGFCTETEEDHQLTMSLMREVEYDYGYMFSYSTRPGTPAHKKLEDDIPADVKQRRLAEVIALQGELSRKRMEGYVGRVHEILIEGTSKKNQNQWKGRNSQNAVCVFDKLEGQKLGDIVSVFVHGNTQGTLLGETV, from the coding sequence GTGCAGGAAAAATATATAGACGAAACCAAACAAGGCGAAGCTTTTGCAATTGCAGAAAAACCAGGAAATGGTAAAAAACTGTTCTTGGAAAGCTATGGCTGCCAGATGAACTTCTCTGATTCCGAGATTGTTGCATCTATCCTAAACGAGCAAGGCTACAACACGACTTTAAAAGTAGAAGAAGCAGATTTGATTTTATTAAATACTTGTTCCATTCGTGAAAAGGCCGAGCAAACTGTTCGTATGCGTCTCGCTCAGTTCAAACATCTTAAGAAGGAAAAACCAAATATGACCGTTGGGGTTCTTGGTTGTATGGCGGAAAGATTGAAAACCAAATTCTTAGACGAGGAACAACTCGTAGATTTGGTCGTTGGTCCCGATGCTTACAGAGATCTTCCAAACTTATTAAAAGAAACTGATGATGGGAGAGATGCCATCAATGTAATTCTTTCAAAAGAAGAGACTTACGCCGATATCAATCCAGTACGTTTGGGCGGAAATGGCGTGACGGCTTTTGTGACGATCACGAGAGGTTGTGATAATATGTGTACATTCTGCGTTGTTCCGTTTACAAGAGGTCGTGAGAGAAGCCGGGATCCACATTCTATCATCGAGGAATGTCAAAGTCTTTGGGATAATGGTTATAAAGAAATCACACTGCTGGGTCAGAACGTTGACTCCTACCTTTGGTACGGTGGCGGTCCGAAAAAAGATTTTGCAAAAGCATCGGAAATGCAAAAGTTGACAGCTGTTAATTTTGCTCAGTTGCTTGATATGGTTGCAGTTGCAGTTCCTCAGATGAGAATCAGATTCTCAACGTCCAATCCACACGAGATGACGGAACAAGTTTTCAGAATGATTGCAAAGCACGATAACATTTGTAATTATGTTCACCTTCCAGTTCAAAGTGGAAGCGACAGAATTCTTCAATTGATGAACCGTCAGCATACGCGTCAGGAATATTTAGATTTAATTAAAAAAGGAAAAGAAATCGTCCCTGATATTTCATTTTCACAAGATATGATCATTGGATTCTGTACGGAAACCGAAGAAGATCATCAATTGACAATGAGTTTGATGAGAGAAGTAGAATACGATTATGGTTATATGTTCTCCTATTCCACAAGACCAGGAACACCCGCCCACAAGAAGCTTGAAGATGATATTCCTGCTGATGTGAAGCAAAGACGTCTCGCAGAAGTGATTGCTCTACAAGGTGAACTTTCCAGAAAAAGAATGGAAGGTTATGTCGGAAGAGTTCACGAAATCTTGATCGAGGGAACTTCTAAAAAGAATCAAAACCAATGGAAGGGTAGAAATTCCCAAAATGCTGTTTGCGTTTTTGATAAACTCGAGGGGCAAAAACTGGGCGACATTGTGTCTGTTTTTGTACACGGCAATACACAGGGAACACTTTTGGGGGAAACGGTTTGA
- a CDS encoding energy transducer TonB produces the protein MKKLVLAFGFTASFCNAQFDYFPQDQSPYNEGIQNYYKDFHNIVMEKNLKPCVNKDEMYNFKVLISPDATIKFIKDTDENDILDNKCALDLAREVAKYQTGWKPAIINGEKKSAIAHFIVYPDDLFENYKEGYDSSEAFVFANYEGGINEFRKKVSNTIDLSRFNWKGKFGVVTKFVVEKDGSLSNIILEKSSGLQEFDEMIIRSIKKIKNKWTPGKLHSKPVRSHMRFPLTFSMD, from the coding sequence ATGAAAAAATTAGTTCTTGCATTTGGTTTTACAGCATCATTTTGTAACGCCCAATTTGACTATTTCCCACAAGATCAGTCACCTTATAATGAAGGTATTCAAAATTATTATAAAGATTTTCACAATATTGTGATGGAAAAAAATCTAAAACCGTGCGTCAACAAAGATGAGATGTACAACTTCAAAGTTCTTATTTCTCCTGATGCTACTATAAAATTCATCAAAGATACAGATGAGAACGATATACTGGATAACAAATGTGCCCTTGATCTTGCAAGGGAAGTTGCAAAATATCAAACAGGATGGAAGCCTGCAATCATCAATGGCGAAAAGAAATCAGCCATTGCTCATTTTATCGTGTATCCCGATGATCTTTTTGAAAATTACAAAGAGGGTTATGATTCTTCGGAAGCGTTTGTTTTCGCAAATTACGAAGGTGGAATCAATGAATTTCGTAAAAAAGTATCTAATACGATTGATCTTTCGAGATTCAATTGGAAAGGGAAATTTGGAGTGGTAACAAAGTTTGTAGTTGAGAAAGATGGATCGTTGTCCAATATCATTTTAGAAAAATCTTCAGGTCTGCAGGAATTTGATGAAATGATTATCAGATCAATCAAAAAAATTAAAAATAAATGGACACCCGGAAAGCTTCACTCCAAACCGGTGAGGAGTCATATGAGGTTTCCATTAACTTTTTCTATGGATTAA
- a CDS encoding energy transducer TonB: protein MRTFLLIITLLISIPAFSQSENTKTTLTEYSKAEFPGGQTVFRNEFMKMVYAYVDITAYAVNGKFTFVLTIDEKGKMSELKIYPKVKNDEEFKQDMEFAMKRIKKKWKPAIQNGTPVSSNIVFEINFSSDHADEEY, encoded by the coding sequence ATGAGAACATTTCTGTTAATAATCACTTTATTAATAAGCATTCCTGCTTTTTCACAATCCGAAAATACGAAAACAACTCTCACCGAATATTCCAAAGCCGAATTTCCCGGTGGACAAACTGTTTTTCGAAATGAGTTTATGAAAATGGTTTACGCATACGTTGACATTACTGCTTATGCCGTGAACGGAAAATTCACTTTTGTATTGACCATCGATGAAAAAGGAAAAATGAGCGAACTGAAGATCTATCCAAAAGTAAAGAATGATGAAGAATTCAAACAGGATATGGAGTTCGCAATGAAACGTATCAAGAAAAAATGGAAACCTGCGATACAAAATGGCACTCCAGTGAGTTCCAATATTGTTTTCGAGATCAATTTTTCATCGGACCACGCGGATGAAGAGTACTAA